In one Nicotiana tomentosiformis chromosome 6, ASM39032v3, whole genome shotgun sequence genomic region, the following are encoded:
- the LOC104120461 gene encoding uncharacterized protein produces MQYFPEDVPASQFKKLLRYWNSEKLQRMSKINIDNRKQLKNPHTAEKKGFALVCSKLENDKETSDPLSAKDDFVAIRKRKDGRSYKCSDEDKLVKLLKWGELKHNKTKMAMSP; encoded by the exons ATGCAATATTTCCCTGAAGATGTTCCAGCTTCTCAGTTTAAGAAACTCCTTAGGTATTGGAACTCAGAGAAACTCCAG AGAATGTCCAAAATTAATATTGATAATCGAAAACAGTTGAAGAATCCTCACACTGCTGAAAAAAAAGGTTTTGCTTTAGTTTGCTCTAAGTTG GAAAATGATAAGGAAACTTCCGATCCTTTATCAGCAAAGGATGACTTTGTAGCTATAAGAAAAAGGAAAGATGGACGATCATACAAGTGCTCGGATGAAGATAAACTAGTAAAATT GCTGAAATGGGGGGAATTGAAGCATAACAAAACGAAAATGGCAATGAGTCCGTAG
- the LOC138894052 gene encoding uncharacterized protein, with the protein MHQQFERWNLQLQEMRDTIAEQNDTIAELRRENNVRPQARRNVPLAPIVNQENPIDDFNDIDFDRVGRDRRGQRGRVEDDNISSIKMKMPSFKGTRDPDLYLDWERKVEAIFDCHNYSEGKKVKLAIVEFSDYAAIWWKKLTRDSLQEGQAPIATWAEMKRVMRKRFIPSHFQRELQQRLQTLKQGSMSVDEYFKAMDMAMIQANCMEEEEATMARFLNGLNKEIADVVELQQYVTIDELVDLSVKVENQNKRKQASSWKGRSNTISKKPWSNQEMKSSSRPQEDKDKGKFENKEGGKIFNPKPFTPSSSIQCHKCKGRGHMMHECPSRRNIILREDGGYESEKSEGEEEGDVSNDDDIELPNDGMIGVVRRIMTINLGSNSEEQRENIFHTRCGIKGKTCSMIIDSGSCANVVSSYFVEKLGLACMKHPTPYRLQWLNDSGELKVNKQCMISFNVGRYEDDILCDIVPMQACHILLGRPWQYDRNVFHDGRKNRYSLELNGRKFTLAPLSPSQVFEDQKRLRETMGKPRGGIKSELEEKEKKGGQELEKKRDGREKEREGNNLREEIKRGLNEKIESLGERKEAKEIKKESFYIKAKECLNARKEGLPIILLTYKEVLINSELLTSSLPSSISSLLQDFEDVFPEDIPNGLPPLRGIEHQIDFVPGSQIPNRPAYRSNPEETKELQRQVEELLEKGFVRESMSPCSVPVLLVPKKDGTWRMCVDCRAINKITVKYRHPIPRLDDMLDQLHGSKIFSKIDLKSGYHQIRMNPGDEWKTAFKTKYGLYEWLVMPFGLTNAPSTFMRLMNHIFKDFHGKFIVVYFDDILIFSNTLEEHVEHLKQVFEVLRKQLLFANLKKCTFCVDRVIFLGFVVSSKGVEVDEEKIKAIKEWPKPKSVTEVRSFHGLASFYRRFVRDFSTIASPLTEVIKKDKIFTWGKEQDLDSRPCRYQPCH; encoded by the exons atgcatcaacaattcgaaaggtggaatttgcaactccaagagatgagggacaccattgctgagcaaaatgatacaatagctgaacttagaagggaaaataatgttaggccccaagctaggagaaatgtacctcttgctcccattgtaaatcaagaaaacccaatagatgattttaatgatatcgattttgatagggtgggaagagataggaggggacaaagaggtagagtagaagatgataatataagcagtataaagatgaagatgccatctttcaagggaacaagggatccagacttgtaccttgattgggagagaaaGGTTGAAGCTATATTTGACTGTCACAACTACTCTgagggtaagaaggttaaacttgctattgttgagttttctgactatgctgctatttggtggaaaaagcttactagggacagcttgcaagaaggacaagcaccaattgctacttgggctgagatgaagagggtgatgagaaagagattcataccatcacactttcaaagagagctacaacaacgccttcaaacattgaagcaagggtccatgtctgtggatgagtactttaaggctatggatatggctatgatccaagctaattgtatggaggaagaagaggctacaatggctaggtttttaaatggtttaaataaggaaatagctgatgtagtagaattacaacaatatgtaacaatagatgagttagttgatttgtctgtaaaggtagaaaatcaaaataaaagaaagcaagctagctcatggaaaggtcggtcaaacaccatctccaagaagccatggtcgaatcaagagatgaagagttcttctagacctcaagaagacaaggataaaggtaaatttgagaacaaagagggaggtaaaatctttaaccctaaaccttttacaccttctagttctattcagtgtcataaatgtaaaggaaggggacatatgatgcatgaatgtccaagtagaagaaacatcattcttagagaagatggaggatatgagagtgaaaaaagtgagggagaagaagagggagatgtgagtaatgatgatgatatagaactacctaatgatggcatgattggggtagttagaaggattatgactatcaatttgggaagcaatagtgaagaacaaagggagaatatattccatactaggtgtgggataaaggggaaaacttgttctatgatcattgatagtggtagttgtgctaatgtggtgagttcatactttgtggaaaaattgggacttgcatgcatgaaacaccctactccctatagactccaatggttaaatgatagtggtgaactaaaggtaaacaaacaatgcatgatttcattcaatgttggtagatatgaggatgatattctttgtgacatagtccctatgcaagcttgtcatatcttactgggtcgtccttggcagtatgataggaatgtttttcatgatggaaggaagaatagatattctcttgagctaaatggcagaaaatttactcttgcacctttatctccttctcaagtgtttgaagatcaaaagagattaagggaaacaatgggaaaaccaaggggagggataaaaagtgagcttgaggaaaaagaaaagaaaggaggccaagagttggaaaaaaagagagatggccgagagaaagagagagagggcaacaatttgagagaagagataaaaaggggcttgaatgaaaaaatagaaagtcttggtgagaggaaagaggctaaggaaataaaaaaagagagtttttatataaaagccaaagagtgtttaaatgcaagaaaagaggggttgcccataatactacttacttacaaagaagttttgattaattctgagttactaacttcttctttgccaagtagtatttcttctcttttgcaggattttgaagatgtctttcctgaagatattcctaatggattgccacctttacgtggcattgagcatcaaattgatttcgtgcctggatcacaaatcccaaataggcctgcttataggagtaatccagaagagacaaaagagcttcaaaggcaagttgaggagctgcttgagaaaggctttgtgagagagagcatgagcccttgctctgttcccgtcctattggtacccaaaaaggatggaacttggaggatgtgcgtggattgtagagcaatcaacaagataacggtaaagtatcgccatcctattcctcgtcttgatgacatgttggatcaattacatggatccaaaatcttttctaaaattgatctaaaaagtggttaccatcagattcgaatgaatcctggagatgaatggaaaactgcttttaagaccaaatatgggctttatgagtggttagttatgccttttggcttgactaatgcacctagcactttcatgagattaatgaatcatatctttaaggattttcatggaaaatttattgtggtgtacttcgatgatatcttgatcttttctaacactttagaagagcatgtagaacacctaaaacaagtttttgaagttcttagaaagcaactcttatttgctaatcttaaaaagtgtactttttgtgtggatcgtgtgattttcttgggttttgtggttagttctaaaggagttgaggttgatgaagagaaaattaaagcaataaaagaatggccaaaacctaagagtgtaactgaagttaggagttttcatggacttgctagtttttataggaggtttgtgagagactttagcaccattgcttctcctttaactgaagttattaaaaaggataagatttttacatggggaaaagaacaaga tttggattcccgaccttgtcgttatcaaccTTGTCATTAG